From Paenibacillus sp. V4I7, one genomic window encodes:
- a CDS encoding beta-galactosidase family protein has product MAILQAQNKQFLLDGKPIQLISGAIHYFRVVPDYWEDRLLKLKACGFNAVETYMPWNLHEPEENVFNFAGIADVERFIRKAGELGLHVILRPSSYICAEWEFGGLPAWLLKYTDMRLRCMDRAYLEKVDRYYDMLIPLLVPLLSTNGGPIIAMQIENEYGSYGNDTAYLTYLRDGFIKRGVDVMLFTSDGPEDGMLQGGTVPGTLATVNFGSKPEEAFDKFREYRVDEPLFCMEYWNGWFDHWLKPHHTRDAGDVADVFDRMLRAGASVNFYMFHGGTNFGFYNGANYHDKYEATITSYDYDSPLSECGDETEKYRAVRSVIASYLGKDVKDFPEWPAPIQKKSYGRIALTEKADMLDHLTQLTKPVLSTYPEPMEKLGQSYGFIVYSTHVSGPRTGEKLHLQEVHDRAQVFLDGVYQGTVERWDSRPLPMDIPAQGAKLDIVVENMGRVNYGPKLKDYKGITEGVRMNNQFLFDWTIYPLPLDNLTTVPFGRSAEVSERNDRPAFYRGEFTVEEAGDTFVRLDSWSKGIVWINGFNLGRYWEKGPQQTLYLPAPLLRIGRNEIIVFELHHTDTSVIELTDTPDLG; this is encoded by the coding sequence GTGGCCATTTTACAAGCCCAAAATAAGCAGTTTCTTTTAGATGGGAAGCCTATTCAACTTATATCTGGAGCCATCCATTATTTTCGCGTCGTGCCTGATTATTGGGAAGATCGTTTATTGAAGCTCAAAGCCTGCGGGTTTAATGCCGTAGAGACGTATATGCCTTGGAATTTGCATGAACCGGAGGAAAATGTTTTTAATTTCGCTGGCATTGCGGACGTGGAGCGATTCATTCGGAAGGCTGGCGAGCTAGGGCTGCATGTGATCTTGCGACCGAGCTCTTATATCTGTGCGGAGTGGGAGTTTGGCGGATTACCGGCATGGCTGTTGAAATATACGGATATGCGGCTTCGCTGCATGGATCGGGCTTATCTGGAAAAAGTAGACCGTTACTATGACATGCTGATCCCTCTATTGGTCCCGCTGCTTAGCACAAATGGTGGACCCATCATCGCGATGCAGATTGAAAATGAATATGGCAGTTACGGCAATGATACGGCGTATTTAACGTATTTGCGGGATGGGTTCATCAAGCGCGGCGTAGATGTTATGCTGTTTACGTCTGACGGTCCAGAGGACGGCATGCTGCAGGGCGGGACTGTTCCAGGCACGCTTGCCACGGTGAACTTCGGTTCTAAACCGGAGGAAGCTTTTGATAAGTTTCGTGAATACCGTGTTGATGAGCCACTCTTTTGCATGGAGTACTGGAACGGTTGGTTTGATCACTGGTTAAAGCCTCACCATACGCGTGATGCGGGCGATGTTGCGGACGTATTCGACCGTATGCTTCGCGCTGGCGCCTCAGTGAATTTCTACATGTTCCACGGCGGGACGAACTTCGGCTTCTACAACGGAGCGAACTATCATGATAAATATGAGGCGACAATCACTAGCTACGACTATGATTCGCCTTTGTCCGAATGCGGAGATGAGACCGAGAAATATAGAGCTGTCCGCAGCGTGATTGCTAGCTATCTAGGAAAAGATGTTAAGGATTTTCCAGAATGGCCTGCACCTATTCAGAAGAAAAGCTATGGTCGTATCGCTTTGACTGAAAAAGCAGATATGCTTGACCATTTGACACAACTCACGAAGCCGGTACTGAGCACCTATCCAGAGCCGATGGAAAAGCTGGGCCAAAGCTATGGATTCATCGTGTATTCCACGCATGTGTCCGGGCCGCGTACGGGTGAAAAGCTGCACCTGCAGGAGGTACATGACCGTGCGCAAGTCTTCTTGGACGGTGTCTACCAAGGCACGGTGGAAAGATGGGACTCGCGTCCACTCCCGATGGATATTCCCGCTCAAGGTGCGAAGCTGGACATTGTGGTCGAGAACATGGGGCGCGTCAACTACGGTCCGAAATTAAAGGACTATAAAGGTATAACAGAGGGTGTACGGATGAACAATCAGTTCTTGTTTGATTGGACAATATATCCACTCCCACTGGACAATTTGACGACGGTTCCATTTGGACGCTCTGCTGAGGTGAGTGAAAGGAATGATCGTCCTGCCTTTTATCGAGGAGAATTCACCGTGGAAGAAGCGGGGGACACGTTCGTTCGTTTAGATAGCTGGTCGAAAGGCATAGTCTGGATTAATGGGTTTAATTTGGGACGTTACTGGGAGAAAGGGCCGCAGCAAACGTTGTATCTACCGGCGCCATTACTGCGAATTGGACGCAATGAAATTATCGTATTTGAATTACATCATACGGATACGTCGGTCATTGAACTGACGGATACGCCGGATTTGGGATAA
- a CDS encoding alkaline phosphatase family protein: MASSMAVKRVIILGIDGAGAFVSEADTPYIDVLLLGGAKTNHAQTVFPSNSGECWGSLLHGVTPERHESHLNIKMEQNYPIASDAPSLFQIISEAKPNSQMASFVSWKPIQTGIIEENESVYKYAAPDEELVPAIVAYIRNNPDFELLFVQLDDVDAAGHQHGYGSEEYLKAISRADKQIGEISKAILNAGMLEDSLIIVTTDHGGGGLDAFNHGSDHPKDMTIFWGCRGSGVQSEADLVGLTIMDTAAVVLSALGLPVPGNWDAKLPNGLLVKTGQR; encoded by the coding sequence ATGGCATCATCAATGGCGGTCAAAAGAGTCATCATTCTTGGTATTGATGGAGCAGGGGCGTTCGTCAGCGAAGCTGATACGCCGTATATCGATGTACTCCTCCTGGGCGGAGCCAAAACGAATCATGCCCAGACCGTATTTCCCTCCAATAGCGGGGAATGCTGGGGTTCTCTGCTGCATGGTGTAACGCCTGAGAGGCATGAGTCCCATTTGAATATTAAAATGGAACAGAACTACCCAATAGCCTCGGATGCGCCTTCCTTATTTCAAATCATAAGCGAAGCCAAACCTAACAGCCAAATGGCATCCTTCGTCTCATGGAAACCGATCCAGACCGGAATCATTGAAGAGAACGAATCGGTATATAAATACGCTGCACCAGATGAAGAGTTGGTTCCTGCCATTGTCGCGTATATCCGTAACAATCCGGATTTTGAGCTGCTGTTCGTTCAATTGGATGATGTGGATGCTGCCGGCCATCAGCATGGGTATGGCTCCGAGGAGTACTTAAAGGCGATCTCGCGTGCAGACAAACAAATCGGTGAGATCAGTAAAGCCATTTTAAATGCCGGAATGCTGGAAGACAGTCTGATTATCGTAACGACGGATCATGGTGGCGGAGGCTTGGATGCTTTCAATCATGGCAGCGATCATCCGAAAGATATGACGATTTTCTGGGGCTGCCGTGGTTCTGGCGTTCAATCAGAGGCTGATTTGGTTGGCCTGACTATCATGGACACGGCTGCCGTCGTGCTGTCTGCGCTGGGTCTACCAGTCCCGGGTAATTGGGATGCCAAGCTTCCGAACGGGTTGCTGGTGAAAACGGGGCAGCGCTAA
- a CDS encoding CapA family protein, whose protein sequence is MQITIAAVGDLLMKSEIIDSAKQGDGYSFDSIFEPIKPYLMNHDLSIGNLETTFSGNRKLGAMGIRPKCNCPMERRNPRTGYPVFNCPDALAATLKNVGFHVLTTSNNHCMDGGAVGLKRTLKILDQHGLKHTGTSRTLNEANQHLIMRVKGVNIGILAYTKGTNAIPVPHRWMVNPFDRKKMIADIRQLKNKTDFIIVCLHFGKEYQTYPSRDQKQLIQFLFKQGVNVILGSHPHVLHPLTQTVVKDNDGKVRNRVAASSLGNFVSSKLTRSENTIRGMILSLTLTKNESGVIDVIKIDRIPTIVEKKKADKTTFTVVPAR, encoded by the coding sequence GTGCAAATAACGATTGCCGCTGTGGGAGATTTGTTGATGAAAAGTGAAATCATTGACTCTGCTAAACAAGGAGACGGATATTCGTTTGACTCTATTTTTGAACCCATTAAACCTTATCTAATGAACCACGATCTTTCGATTGGTAATCTAGAGACGACCTTCTCCGGGAACAGGAAATTAGGCGCGATGGGAATCCGACCCAAATGCAATTGTCCAATGGAACGAAGAAATCCGAGAACAGGGTATCCCGTATTCAATTGCCCGGATGCATTAGCAGCAACGCTAAAAAACGTAGGGTTTCATGTATTAACAACTTCCAATAACCATTGTATGGATGGTGGTGCAGTCGGCTTAAAGCGAACATTGAAGATCCTCGATCAACATGGGCTCAAACATACGGGGACTTCTCGTACCCTTAATGAAGCTAATCAGCATCTGATCATGCGTGTAAAAGGGGTGAATATTGGCATTTTGGCCTATACCAAAGGGACGAATGCCATACCTGTTCCTCATCGATGGATGGTTAATCCATTTGATCGAAAAAAAATGATTGCAGATATCCGCCAATTGAAAAACAAAACCGATTTCATCATAGTATGCTTACATTTTGGGAAAGAGTATCAGACGTACCCGAGCAGGGATCAGAAACAATTGATACAGTTCCTCTTTAAACAAGGCGTTAACGTAATCTTAGGTTCACATCCTCATGTGCTGCACCCGTTAACTCAGACCGTAGTGAAAGACAACGATGGTAAGGTGCGTAATCGAGTCGCTGCTTCCTCCTTAGGCAACTTCGTATCGTCGAAGCTGACGAGAAGTGAGAATACGATTCGGGGAATGATTTTGTCGTTGACTCTAACTAAAAATGAAAGTGGCGTCATAGATGTTATTAAAATTGACCGAATTCCCACGATAGTGGAGAAGAAGAAAGCGGATAAGACTACGTTTACTGTTGTTCCGGCTAGATAA
- a CDS encoding D-isomer specific 2-hydroxyacid dehydrogenase family protein: MRSVIIVHPSFDATWPWTADHFHTLWKAQGSTDFIRLAPNELKTLGELVPEPGSVTRLISLNVAVTSDCLHAFSSLKEAVITTCSYGSPVTEEQMAILKDAGVNMYTHPSEGYWGQSVSEFGLALTLCGLRRIPQTHHDIISSLQPWNYEPENGVGTPKKRGEQFCDDPNFTNGTVEGKRVRIVGAGNIASRYASFVSMLGADVAAWDPFATEPSFHRAGARKEWHLSQLIHDAEIFVPMVPLTEQTRGLLTSEHIHSLPKGCLVVLVTRAEICDMQAIRERVLKDEISLAADVFDIEPLPLQDSLLGRHNVVHTPHNAGRTVQANQRWAEKLVEQFLPISQYE; encoded by the coding sequence ATGAGAAGCGTTATTATCGTCCATCCTAGCTTCGATGCGACCTGGCCGTGGACCGCGGACCACTTTCACACACTTTGGAAAGCCCAAGGATCAACTGATTTTATTCGATTGGCCCCTAATGAGTTAAAAACGCTTGGCGAGCTTGTTCCCGAACCCGGCAGCGTTACCCGTTTGATTTCTTTAAATGTAGCTGTAACATCCGATTGCTTACATGCTTTCAGTAGTTTAAAAGAAGCCGTTATTACAACCTGCTCCTATGGGAGTCCTGTAACGGAAGAACAAATGGCCATTTTGAAAGATGCAGGGGTTAACATGTACACGCATCCAAGCGAAGGTTATTGGGGACAATCGGTATCCGAATTTGGTCTGGCGCTAACCTTATGTGGTTTACGTAGAATTCCTCAAACGCATCATGACATCATTTCAAGCTTGCAGCCCTGGAATTATGAACCTGAGAATGGTGTAGGCACACCGAAAAAAAGAGGAGAACAGTTTTGTGACGATCCCAACTTTACGAATGGAACCGTTGAAGGTAAACGAGTCCGTATTGTTGGGGCAGGCAATATTGCTTCCCGTTATGCAAGCTTTGTCAGCATGCTTGGGGCAGACGTTGCGGCGTGGGATCCCTTCGCTACGGAACCTTCATTTCACCGTGCAGGAGCTAGAAAAGAATGGCATTTGAGTCAACTCATCCATGATGCTGAGATTTTCGTACCCATGGTGCCATTAACAGAGCAAACAAGAGGACTACTTACATCGGAACATATTCATTCACTGCCTAAAGGATGTTTAGTGGTACTGGTAACGAGAGCGGAAATTTGCGATATGCAGGCAATTCGTGAGCGTGTTCTTAAAGATGAGATTAGCCTTGCAGCAGATGTATTTGATATCGAGCCCTTACCATTGCAGGACTCGCTGTTAGGAAGACACAATGTTGTTCACACCCCACATAACGCTGGACGAACTGTGCAGGCGAATCAACGTTGGGCCGAAAAACTAGTCGAACAGTTCCTTCCGATTTCACAATATGAATAA
- a CDS encoding DUF6807 family protein produces the protein MDIPYLRAENDEQSIRIYRGNHPDPILVQNAQTHQRPFIHPILAPDGNGVLTENAPPHHPWQHGIYIGLNDVNGIGFWEEGINHHPKDGSFHPLPLKPAVINLHHASWEIETWWRDPEGNHMITERQQWSLHDLRSTYELDFQWSLRAEIKLTFGRYDYGGLFLRMPYRHELGGEALNSEVQINGEAEGKRARWVSCRMPIEGRTDNAGFVLMDHPNNAEHPVPWRVDGQLGISPSRCIAGQWMLGKGETQIHQYRILVFCGDMDPSHVNNNWRNFASKISIYKE, from the coding sequence ATGGATATTCCTTATTTAAGAGCTGAAAATGATGAACAAAGCATACGTATTTATCGTGGTAATCATCCAGATCCGATTCTTGTACAGAATGCACAAACACATCAACGTCCCTTTATTCACCCCATCCTTGCTCCGGATGGAAATGGTGTGTTAACTGAAAATGCTCCGCCTCATCACCCCTGGCAGCATGGCATTTATATCGGTTTGAATGATGTAAATGGCATTGGATTTTGGGAGGAAGGCATTAATCATCATCCAAAGGACGGCAGCTTTCACCCTCTGCCGCTCAAGCCTGCGGTTATTAATCTACACCATGCTTCATGGGAGATTGAAACATGGTGGCGCGATCCAGAAGGAAACCACATGATAACAGAACGGCAGCAATGGAGTCTGCATGATCTGAGGAGTACATATGAGCTTGATTTCCAATGGTCCTTACGAGCAGAAATCAAGCTAACTTTCGGACGTTACGATTACGGCGGTCTTTTCCTTCGTATGCCTTATCGTCATGAACTAGGAGGCGAAGCGCTCAATAGTGAAGTTCAAATAAATGGTGAAGCAGAGGGAAAACGTGCCCGTTGGGTTTCCTGCAGAATGCCGATTGAAGGCCGAACTGATAACGCTGGCTTTGTGCTTATGGATCATCCGAACAATGCTGAACATCCTGTGCCATGGCGTGTTGATGGACAATTAGGTATTTCACCAAGCCGGTGTATTGCAGGTCAGTGGATGCTTGGTAAAGGAGAAACACAAATCCATCAATATCGGATACTCGTATTTTGTGGTGATATGGATCCATCCCATGTGAATAACAACTGGCGAAATTTTGCGTCAAAAATATCAATTTACAAGGAGTGA
- a CDS encoding Gfo/Idh/MocA family protein, producing MSSKIRVAIVGLGFGAEFIPIYQNHPHVDMYAICQRTTDKLNQIGDHFGIQVRYSSFDDMLKDDNIDAIHINSPIPNHAEQSIAALMAGKHVACTVPMATTVEDCRRIVEAGQLSGKNYMMMETCVYTREFLYVKALRDSGQLGRIQFLRGAHQQEMSGWPGYWEGLPPMHYATHAVSPLLALADKEAEFVSCLGSGQIADNLAAKYGSPFAVESALFRLRDSNLAMEVTRSLFETSREYVESFDVYADQMSFEWQQLEGEEPIIFTGENAQRVTIPDYANLLPEGIRKYTMQGVYDSADNVHLSFKQGNGHGGSHPHLAHEFIMSIVEKRESFPNSYTSANWTCAGICAHESAMNNGAQVKLPIFR from the coding sequence GTGTCTTCAAAAATACGAGTCGCCATTGTTGGTTTAGGCTTTGGAGCAGAATTTATTCCAATCTATCAAAATCATCCCCATGTGGACATGTACGCCATCTGTCAAAGAACAACGGATAAATTGAATCAAATAGGTGACCATTTCGGTATCCAAGTTAGATATTCCAGTTTTGATGACATGCTGAAGGACGACAACATTGATGCCATACATATTAATTCACCAATTCCAAACCATGCCGAGCAAAGCATTGCGGCATTGATGGCAGGCAAGCATGTAGCTTGTACAGTCCCTATGGCAACGACAGTTGAAGATTGTAGGCGAATAGTCGAAGCTGGGCAGCTGTCTGGGAAGAATTATATGATGATGGAAACCTGCGTTTACACCCGCGAGTTTCTATATGTGAAAGCATTGCGGGACAGCGGCCAACTTGGGAGGATTCAGTTCCTGCGCGGAGCTCATCAACAAGAGATGTCAGGCTGGCCTGGATATTGGGAAGGGCTCCCACCCATGCATTATGCGACGCACGCGGTAAGTCCATTGCTCGCACTTGCCGACAAGGAAGCAGAATTCGTTTCGTGCCTAGGTTCTGGACAAATAGCTGACAATCTTGCTGCAAAATATGGGTCACCTTTTGCAGTCGAATCCGCGTTATTCCGACTTCGTGACTCTAATCTTGCCATGGAGGTTACGCGTTCTCTATTTGAAACATCCCGTGAATATGTTGAAAGCTTCGACGTTTATGCGGATCAAATGAGCTTTGAATGGCAGCAGTTAGAAGGAGAAGAACCTATTATCTTCACCGGAGAGAACGCCCAGCGGGTTACAATTCCAGATTATGCAAACTTGCTCCCAGAAGGCATACGTAAATATACGATGCAGGGTGTCTACGATTCGGCAGATAACGTACATTTATCCTTTAAACAAGGAAACGGGCATGGTGGCTCCCATCCGCATTTGGCACATGAATTTATCATGAGCATAGTTGAGAAGCGTGAGTCTTTCCCAAATAGCTATACGTCTGCCAATTGGACTTGTGCCGGCATATGCGCACATGAATCCGCCATGAACAATGGTGCGCAAGTGAAGCTGCCAATATTCCGTTAA
- a CDS encoding xylose operon transcription regulator XylR, with product MSLFTSRFNENLSITNPQQKQVALLIETSNGYARGLLSGINTYLRENRPWSIFLSEYSRNNTDLSWLREWQGDGIIARIENEQTARFIKDACLPTVDLSASRMIPSLPYVETNDQSIAQLAAEHFLERGFKHIGFYGDSRFRWSKLRCTYLEVYLAERGYHCHAFEASENLLGEKSWKTEKDKLVQWLYDLPKPIGIMACYDICGQQLLEACRIARIPVPDEVAVLGVDNDELLCELSNPPLSSIQTNAVKTGYQAAELLERMMSGEVIGGQMHLIEPLNVQVRLSTDVLAVEDKMVSDAVRFIRNHAYDDIQVQDILDQLKVSRRILESRFQKVLGRTPHDEIINVKLKLVKKTTS from the coding sequence ATGAGTTTATTCACATCAAGATTCAACGAAAACTTATCCATAACGAATCCACAGCAAAAACAGGTTGCTCTTTTAATTGAAACTTCGAATGGGTACGCTCGTGGACTTCTTAGCGGGATAAACACCTATTTGCGCGAAAACCGTCCTTGGTCGATATTTCTCAGTGAATATAGCCGAAATAACACCGATTTGAGTTGGCTTCGTGAGTGGCAGGGTGATGGTATTATCGCCCGTATAGAAAACGAGCAAACCGCGCGGTTTATTAAGGACGCGTGTCTTCCAACAGTGGACCTCAGTGCCTCAAGAATGATTCCGAGCCTTCCTTATGTAGAGACCAATGACCAATCCATTGCTCAATTGGCTGCAGAGCATTTTCTCGAACGAGGTTTTAAACATATAGGATTTTACGGGGACTCTCGTTTTCGATGGTCTAAATTACGATGCACCTATTTGGAGGTCTATCTTGCGGAGAGAGGCTATCATTGCCATGCTTTTGAAGCCTCTGAAAATCTATTAGGTGAAAAATCATGGAAGACAGAAAAAGACAAGCTGGTCCAATGGTTGTATGACCTACCCAAGCCAATAGGGATAATGGCGTGCTATGACATTTGCGGCCAACAGCTTCTCGAGGCTTGTCGCATTGCTCGGATTCCCGTTCCTGATGAAGTGGCTGTCTTGGGTGTGGATAACGATGAGCTCTTGTGCGAATTATCCAATCCCCCCTTATCCAGCATCCAAACGAATGCCGTCAAAACAGGCTACCAAGCAGCGGAGTTACTCGAACGTATGATGTCAGGTGAAGTAATAGGGGGACAAATGCACTTGATTGAACCCTTAAATGTTCAAGTCCGATTGTCAACAGATGTTCTTGCCGTAGAGGATAAAATGGTATCTGATGCCGTACGATTTATTCGCAATCATGCTTATGATGACATTCAAGTTCAAGATATTCTTGATCAACTTAAGGTTTCGCGTCGTATATTGGAAAGCCGATTTCAGAAAGTATTGGGTCGCACACCACATGATGAAATCATAAATGTAAAACTTAAGCTTGTAAAAAAAACTACTTCTTGA
- a CDS encoding Gfo/Idh/MocA family protein: protein MKSQLRVGLIGCGAILQRRHLPEYLAHKDVVIVAVCDPNLERAQEVARQFGIPNAYQTHQQLLQSGGIDAVSVCTPNHLHSSVSIEAMELGIHVLVEKPMATSLKEAEAMIRTAKEQNVFLMVGHNQRFMPAHRKAKDILQSGKLGKVLSFSTVFGHSGPEHWSIDGKNSWFFNQEHAFSGALGDLGIHKADLIHWLLEDSFMEVTAFCSTLHKPTNVDDHSMILLKTASGTVGSLTASWTNYANEINATILYCEKGTLKIGTDDRFGVIVEYSDGMRDYHEVGALQTNKAGEQHNSGVIHHFVEGILSGSGHEITGVDGYRALQTILAGMESQQLKKVVVIPELVVIN from the coding sequence GTGAAATCACAATTGAGGGTAGGACTAATTGGATGCGGGGCCATTTTACAGCGCCGCCATTTGCCTGAGTACCTTGCACATAAGGATGTAGTCATTGTAGCTGTATGTGATCCTAATTTGGAACGCGCACAAGAAGTCGCTAGACAGTTTGGTATACCGAATGCATACCAAACACATCAACAATTGCTGCAGAGTGGCGGCATTGACGCTGTTTCCGTCTGTACCCCGAATCATCTTCACAGCTCGGTGTCCATTGAAGCCATGGAATTGGGCATTCACGTACTGGTCGAAAAGCCGATGGCCACCTCTCTGAAAGAAGCGGAAGCTATGATTCGCACGGCCAAAGAACAGAATGTGTTTTTGATGGTCGGCCACAATCAAAGGTTTATGCCGGCACATCGCAAAGCGAAAGACATTTTACAATCCGGAAAATTAGGCAAGGTGTTAAGCTTTAGTACGGTATTTGGTCATTCTGGACCCGAACATTGGAGCATAGATGGCAAAAACAGCTGGTTTTTCAACCAGGAGCACGCCTTTTCCGGGGCATTAGGGGATTTAGGCATCCATAAAGCGGATTTGATCCACTGGCTGTTGGAAGACAGTTTCATGGAAGTCACGGCATTTTGCTCGACGCTGCATAAACCTACGAACGTGGACGATCACTCGATGATATTATTGAAAACAGCGAGCGGAACCGTTGGCTCGCTAACAGCCAGTTGGACCAATTACGCGAATGAAATAAACGCCACTATTTTATACTGCGAAAAAGGTACACTAAAAATCGGAACCGATGACCGTTTCGGAGTGATCGTTGAATACTCAGACGGTATGAGGGATTACCATGAAGTCGGGGCATTGCAAACCAATAAGGCTGGGGAGCAGCATAATTCGGGTGTTATTCATCATTTTGTCGAAGGTATTCTGTCTGGAAGCGGCCATGAAATTACCGGAGTGGATGGGTACAGAGCACTTCAGACCATACTTGCGGGTATGGAATCTCAGCAATTGAAGAAAGTCGTCGTTATTCCGGAGCTGGTGGTAATTAACTAA
- a CDS encoding zinc-binding dehydrogenase, translating to METLRIVFTEKQKVEVRKETFDPTIGQTEILCAALCSLISTGTELQCLRGVFDPDTNWSDWVKYPFYPGYCMVAEVLEVGPEVTGIQKGDRVFVENSHSQYFKTDAKHAYLLPQNISAEQGAWINLSKTTQLGVRRAELQLGETVGVIGLGLLGQLVTQYLYLSGVKEIFAIDPAESRLQLVQERPGIHLLPMDAGKAHEEIKHKTDGRMLDVIFDITGHPAVLAQATRLVKPLGRVILLGDTATPSEQGMGRNVVSNSVSILGIHAQMNYKGWNHPEMAALFLSYLAQGRMDVLPLITHYYSPSEAPQVYDSLVQNRSSAMGVLFDWTKLMGGSEL from the coding sequence ATGGAAACACTGCGTATCGTTTTCACAGAAAAGCAAAAGGTTGAGGTCCGAAAGGAAACATTCGATCCTACAATCGGCCAGACCGAAATTTTATGTGCCGCTCTATGTTCCCTGATTAGTACAGGGACAGAGCTTCAATGCCTTAGAGGTGTATTTGACCCCGATACCAACTGGTCGGACTGGGTGAAGTATCCTTTCTATCCCGGTTATTGTATGGTGGCTGAAGTGCTTGAAGTTGGCCCTGAAGTTACGGGAATACAAAAAGGCGATCGCGTATTTGTCGAGAATTCGCATTCGCAATATTTTAAAACAGATGCCAAGCATGCCTATCTTCTTCCGCAGAATATCAGCGCCGAGCAAGGCGCATGGATCAATCTTTCCAAAACAACACAACTTGGTGTAAGAAGAGCAGAGCTGCAGCTAGGAGAAACGGTAGGCGTCATCGGTCTCGGACTTCTCGGACAGCTGGTTACTCAATATTTATATCTGTCTGGGGTGAAAGAGATTTTCGCCATCGATCCTGCTGAGAGCCGTTTACAGCTGGTTCAAGAACGACCGGGCATTCATCTGCTTCCCATGGATGCGGGAAAAGCACATGAAGAAATCAAGCATAAAACAGATGGCAGGATGCTGGATGTTATCTTCGACATTACCGGACATCCGGCCGTTTTAGCCCAAGCCACTCGGCTCGTCAAGCCTTTGGGACGAGTTATTTTGCTGGGAGATACAGCTACACCTTCTGAGCAGGGAATGGGGCGCAATGTTGTGTCTAATTCCGTTTCCATTCTGGGTATCCACGCCCAAATGAATTACAAAGGTTGGAATCATCCTGAAATGGCCGCCTTATTTTTAAGTTATCTCGCGCAGGGACGAATGGACGTGTTACCTTTGATTACCCATTATTATTCTCCATCAGAGGCCCCGCAGGTGTACGATTCATTGGTGCAAAACCGTAGTTCTGCCATGGGCGTTCTGTTTGATTGGACGAAATTAATGGGAGGAAGCGAATTGTGA
- a CDS encoding AraC family transcriptional regulator, which produces MKNDMLSSLLETAELKVLKFDIHRRREMNYRNRVFQEYYMMTYVRKGSAKLKVQDNIYVIEPGSVIFIPTFLEHDQYKDSDEETEFLWWHFTYKIQNVIDVLPFLQIPYIYPLKNHKKFEAVFDEFVLSTTREGHIPNIILQKAKSLELLYLLLDNALGSMNTSDLRQQSHSFLSILLKIVTQPEASLSLADLAKELHMNPTYVSNHFKAMFGKSPILLHREIKIAKAKSLLEMQEMNITEISSTLGFNDLQTFTRLFKKYTGISPAQYKRLFDKNI; this is translated from the coding sequence ATGAAGAATGATATGCTCTCTTCTCTGCTGGAAACAGCCGAGCTAAAAGTGTTAAAGTTTGATATCCATCGCCGTCGCGAGATGAACTACCGGAACCGTGTATTTCAAGAGTATTACATGATGACCTATGTGAGAAAAGGCTCGGCCAAACTCAAGGTTCAGGACAACATCTATGTGATTGAACCGGGATCCGTCATTTTTATCCCTACTTTTCTGGAACACGACCAATATAAAGATAGTGATGAGGAAACCGAGTTTCTCTGGTGGCATTTCACTTACAAGATTCAGAATGTGATCGATGTGCTGCCGTTTTTACAGATCCCTTATATCTATCCGCTGAAAAATCACAAAAAATTCGAGGCCGTATTCGACGAATTCGTACTATCCACCACAAGGGAAGGCCATATCCCTAACATCATTTTGCAAAAAGCAAAATCTCTTGAATTGCTTTACTTGTTATTGGACAACGCTTTGGGAAGTATGAATACCTCGGATTTGAGACAGCAGTCTCACAGCTTTTTGTCCATTTTATTGAAAATTGTAACCCAGCCCGAGGCTTCGCTTTCATTAGCGGATTTAGCCAAGGAATTACATATGAATCCAACCTACGTAAGCAACCACTTCAAAGCGATGTTCGGCAAATCACCGATCCTGCTGCATCGAGAGATTAAGATCGCAAAAGCGAAATCGCTTTTGGAAATGCAGGAAATGAACATCACCGAAATCAGCAGCACTCTCGGATTTAATGACCTCCAAACCTTTACCCGCCTTTTCAAGAAATACACGGGCATTTCCCCTGCTCAATACAAGCGTTTGTTTGATAAAAATATTTAA